Proteins from one Planctomycetota bacterium genomic window:
- a CDS encoding efflux RND transporter periplasmic adaptor subunit — MNVIVQAIRGRAAAVTALLIGMALSIGGCSKEPAQAQGAAPPAPKAPPKMPVRVAQSVKADVPVSVDAIAWVKAFSIITVKPQVSAMALKKHMKPGDHVTVGQVLYTLDARPFEAALAQAQADMERDKALASKARAEADRDKQLVTKNAASEWELEQAVATAKAADAQVAADEAMIHDAQLKIEHCTIKSPIDGYVGPTLTDAGNVVKENDTELIVLRQVQPIYVEMAVPQDRLPAIRAAMDSGNVPVDVTIAGEEDKPEVGRLAFINNTVNEDAGTITLRAVFDNPSLRLWPGLYVQASIHIGTDTGAVLVPDTAIQTGQNGTYVYIVQPDNTVESVPVTIGRQHAGSTVILTGVEPGQTIVTDGQLRLAPGMGIQIITDAKKPADADSGKAAP; from the coding sequence ATGAACGTGATCGTGCAGGCAATACGTGGTCGCGCCGCGGCGGTGACGGCGCTGTTGATCGGGATGGCGCTGTCGATCGGCGGATGCAGCAAGGAACCGGCCCAGGCGCAAGGCGCCGCGCCGCCCGCGCCCAAGGCCCCGCCGAAGATGCCCGTCCGCGTCGCGCAGTCGGTCAAGGCCGATGTGCCCGTGTCGGTGGACGCCATCGCATGGGTCAAGGCGTTCAGCATCATCACCGTCAAGCCGCAGGTCTCGGCCATGGCGCTGAAAAAGCACATGAAGCCCGGCGATCACGTCACGGTCGGGCAGGTCCTCTACACGCTCGACGCCCGCCCGTTCGAGGCCGCGCTCGCGCAGGCACAGGCGGACATGGAGCGCGACAAGGCGCTGGCGTCCAAGGCCCGCGCCGAGGCGGATCGCGACAAGCAGCTTGTCACGAAAAATGCCGCCAGCGAATGGGAGCTCGAGCAGGCGGTGGCGACGGCGAAGGCCGCCGACGCGCAGGTCGCCGCCGATGAGGCGATGATTCACGATGCGCAGCTCAAGATCGAGCACTGCACGATCAAGTCGCCGATTGATGGTTACGTCGGCCCGACGCTTACCGATGCGGGCAACGTCGTCAAGGAAAATGACACGGAACTGATCGTACTGCGACAGGTCCAGCCGATCTATGTTGAGATGGCCGTCCCGCAGGACCGCCTGCCGGCGATCCGCGCGGCGATGGACAGCGGCAACGTGCCGGTCGACGTGACGATCGCCGGCGAGGAGGATAAGCCCGAAGTCGGCCGCCTCGCCTTCATCAACAACACCGTCAACGAAGACGCCGGCACGATCACGCTCCGCGCCGTCTTCGACAATCCGTCGCTGCGGCTCTGGCCCGGTCTGTATGTGCAGGCATCGATTCACATCGGCACCGACACTGGCGCCGTCCTCGTCCCCGACACCGCGATTCAGACCGGGCAGAACGGCACGTACGTTTACATTGTCCAGCCAGACAACACGGTAGAGAGCGTCCCCGTGACGATCGGCCGTCAGCACGCCGGCAGCACGGTGATCCTCACCGGCGTCGAACCGGGGCAGACGATCGTCACGGACGGTCAGCTTCGCCTGGCGCCGGGCATGGGCATCCAGATCATCACCGACGCGAAGAAGCCCGCCGACGCGGACAGCGGAAAGGCGGCGCCATGA
- a CDS encoding TetR family transcriptional regulator, translated as MRTLDRAKQTRIIAAATQLFATRRFDQVRLEDVAAMASVGKGTVYLHYKDKEHLYLSLLYEGFSEMVDRLRKRDIPHDGTAAEQLHIVIDELVRFSFAQPGFYELTRRVGVPTGEPKWQRKRRELFELIEQVIRCGIKRGEMHDDKPHLTARYLPSMIRGALLFAPAKLTARALTRHILSMTLHGLCVGAATPTKKPRRPKRRGS; from the coding sequence TTGCGGACACTGGATCGGGCCAAGCAGACGCGCATCATCGCCGCCGCGACACAGCTTTTCGCCACAAGGCGTTTCGACCAGGTGCGGCTCGAAGACGTGGCGGCGATGGCCAGCGTCGGCAAGGGCACCGTCTACCTGCACTACAAGGACAAGGAGCACCTGTATCTGTCGCTCCTGTACGAGGGCTTTTCCGAGATGGTCGACCGGCTCCGCAAGCGGGACATCCCGCATGACGGGACGGCGGCGGAACAACTGCACATCGTCATCGACGAGCTGGTGCGGTTCTCGTTCGCCCAGCCGGGGTTTTACGAGTTGACGCGCCGCGTGGGCGTGCCGACGGGCGAGCCCAAATGGCAGCGCAAGCGGCGGGAACTTTTTGAATTGATCGAGCAGGTCATCCGCTGCGGCATCAAGCGCGGCGAGATGCACGATGACAAGCCGCATCTGACGGCCCGCTATCTGCCGTCGATGATCCGCGGCGCGCTCTTGTTCGCACCGGCGAAGCTGACGGCTAGGGCGCTGACGCGGCACATCCTGAGCATGACGCTGCACGGGCTGTGTGTCGGCGCCGCGACGCCAACGAAAAAGCCGCGGCGCCCGAAGCGCCGCGGCTCCTGA
- a CDS encoding MMPL family transporter has product MNLAEPFIRRPVMTTLVMSAILFFGAMAYQLLPVSDLPNVDFPTLQVDAELPGASPETMASSVSTPLEREFSTIAGLDSMSSTSNLGRASITLQFNLGRNIDAASQDVAAAIARATPRLPSNMPSPPSYKKVNPADQPILYLALTSKTLPLYTLNNYAQIMMSQRISTITGVAQVLLYGPQKYAVRVQVDPRQLASRGIGIDEIAGAIDAGNVNLPTGVLYGRNTAYTVQANGQLKDAAAYGPLIIAYRNGHPVRLDDVGKVIDSVENDKTAAWFNGERSITLAIQRQPGTNTVEVTDKVRALLPIFREQLPASVKLDVIFDRSEAIRDSVADVKFTLVLTLALVVLVIFLFLRNVRATLIPALAIPMSLVGTFALMYALGFSLDNLSLMALTLCIGFVVDDAIVMLENIVRHMENGETLWEASLKGSREVAFTIVSMTLSLAAVFLPVMFMSGIIGRLLNEFAITIGCAILISGFVSLTLTPMLCSRFLKPPPERHNFLFRISEKFFDAMLAVYAWTLRVVLRWRLTTMLVSAIILVWTVHLFIVIPKGFLPSEDTGRIFAITEAAEGIGFDALVEHQLEAEKIWTAEPAVRAILTNVGARGNFGASNGGFYFVTLKPRSERSESVDQMIARLRPKFAKIPGINVYMQNLPPIRIGGNLTKSQYQLVLQSANLDDLYKNAPKMVEALEGIPSVIDPTTDMLIRNPQLEVAINRDKARSLGVSAQQIEKSLAFAYGTQQVSTIFGDDDQYKVILELSPEFQATPDAIQLLYVRNADGKLVPLDALAKVTRSVGPLQITHTGQLPSVTVSFNLKPGYALGDAVEAINRIIPAVLPPTITTSFQGAAEVFQSSLKGLGTLLILTIVVIYIVLGILYESFIHPLTILTGLPFAGFGALVTLMYFGLDLNLYAFVGVIMLVGLVKKNSIMMVDFAIDAARHGETDPRKAIYDACVIRFRPIMMTTFAALMGTLPIAMGIGAGAESRQPLGLAVVGGLVFSQLLTLYVTPVFYLYMESMRGFFARRHARKHPSHASAHEAGEGPMPAVES; this is encoded by the coding sequence ATGAACCTGGCTGAACCGTTCATCCGTCGACCGGTCATGACCACGCTGGTCATGTCGGCAATTCTGTTCTTCGGCGCGATGGCCTACCAGCTTCTGCCCGTCAGCGACCTGCCCAACGTCGACTTCCCGACGCTGCAGGTCGACGCCGAGCTGCCGGGGGCGAGTCCTGAGACGATGGCTTCGTCCGTCAGCACGCCGCTGGAGCGCGAGTTCTCGACGATCGCCGGGCTCGACTCGATGAGCTCCACCAGCAACCTCGGCCGCGCCTCGATTACGCTTCAGTTCAACCTCGGGCGCAACATCGACGCCGCCTCGCAGGACGTCGCCGCGGCCATCGCGCGCGCCACGCCGCGCCTCCCTTCCAACATGCCCAGTCCGCCTTCCTACAAGAAGGTCAACCCCGCCGATCAGCCGATTCTCTACCTGGCCCTGACCAGCAAGACGCTGCCGCTCTACACGCTCAACAACTACGCGCAGATCATGATGTCCCAGCGCATCTCGACCATCACCGGCGTGGCGCAGGTGCTGCTCTACGGCCCGCAGAAATACGCCGTCCGCGTGCAGGTCGATCCGCGTCAACTCGCCTCGCGCGGTATCGGTATCGATGAAATCGCCGGCGCCATCGACGCCGGCAACGTCAACCTCCCGACCGGCGTGCTCTACGGCCGCAACACCGCCTACACCGTGCAGGCCAACGGGCAGCTCAAGGACGCCGCCGCCTACGGGCCGCTCATCATCGCCTACCGCAACGGGCATCCCGTCCGGCTCGACGATGTGGGCAAGGTCATCGACAGCGTCGAAAACGACAAGACCGCCGCATGGTTCAACGGCGAGCGCTCCATCACCCTCGCCATTCAGCGCCAGCCCGGCACCAACACCGTCGAAGTCACCGACAAGGTCCGCGCGCTTCTGCCGATCTTCCGCGAGCAGCTCCCGGCCTCCGTGAAGCTCGATGTGATCTTCGATCGCTCCGAGGCGATCCGCGACTCGGTCGCCGACGTGAAGTTCACGCTGGTCCTGACGCTGGCGCTCGTCGTGCTTGTGATCTTCCTGTTCCTGCGCAACGTCCGCGCGACGCTGATCCCCGCGCTGGCGATTCCCATGTCGCTCGTCGGCACCTTCGCGCTGATGTACGCATTGGGCTTCAGTCTCGACAATCTCTCGCTCATGGCCCTGACGCTGTGCATCGGCTTCGTCGTCGACGACGCCATCGTCATGCTCGAAAACATCGTCCGACATATGGAGAACGGCGAGACGCTCTGGGAGGCGTCGCTCAAGGGTTCGCGCGAAGTGGCGTTCACCATCGTGTCGATGACCCTCTCGCTCGCCGCCGTGTTCCTGCCCGTCATGTTCATGTCCGGCATCATCGGCCGCCTGCTCAACGAATTCGCCATCACCATCGGGTGCGCCATTCTGATCTCCGGCTTCGTCTCGCTGACGCTCACGCCGATGCTCTGCAGCCGCTTCCTCAAACCCCCGCCCGAGCGGCACAATTTTCTGTTCCGCATCTCGGAGAAGTTCTTTGACGCCATGCTTGCCGTCTATGCATGGACGCTGCGCGTCGTACTGCGGTGGCGGCTGACGACGATGCTGGTGTCGGCGATCATTCTGGTGTGGACGGTTCATCTTTTTATCGTGATTCCCAAGGGGTTTTTGCCCTCTGAAGACACCGGCCGCATTTTCGCCATCACCGAGGCCGCCGAGGGCATCGGATTTGATGCGCTCGTCGAGCACCAGCTCGAGGCCGAGAAGATATGGACGGCCGAGCCGGCGGTGAGGGCGATTCTGACCAACGTGGGCGCGCGCGGGAACTTCGGCGCTTCCAACGGCGGGTTCTATTTCGTGACGCTCAAGCCGCGCAGCGAGCGGAGCGAGTCGGTCGACCAGATGATCGCCCGGCTCCGCCCCAAGTTCGCCAAAATCCCCGGCATCAACGTCTACATGCAGAACCTGCCGCCCATCCGCATCGGCGGCAACCTCACCAAGAGCCAGTACCAACTCGTGCTCCAGTCGGCGAATCTCGATGACCTGTACAAGAATGCGCCGAAGATGGTCGAGGCGCTGGAGGGCATACCGTCTGTGATCGATCCGACGACGGACATGCTCATCCGCAATCCGCAGCTTGAGGTCGCGATCAATCGCGACAAGGCGCGCAGTCTCGGCGTCAGCGCGCAACAGATCGAAAAGTCGCTCGCCTTCGCCTACGGCACGCAGCAGGTGTCGACGATCTTCGGCGACGATGATCAGTACAAGGTGATTCTCGAACTGAGCCCCGAGTTTCAGGCCACGCCCGACGCGATTCAGCTTCTGTATGTGCGCAATGCCGACGGAAAGCTCGTGCCGCTCGATGCGCTGGCGAAGGTGACGCGGAGCGTCGGCCCGCTTCAGATCACGCACACGGGTCAGCTCCCGAGCGTGACGGTGTCGTTCAACCTCAAGCCGGGCTACGCCCTGGGCGATGCGGTGGAGGCGATCAATCGAATCATCCCGGCCGTGCTGCCGCCGACGATCACGACGAGCTTCCAGGGCGCCGCCGAGGTGTTCCAGTCGTCGCTCAAGGGCTTGGGCACGCTGCTGATTCTGACGATCGTGGTGATCTACATCGTGCTGGGCATTCTCTACGAGAGCTTCATTCATCCGTTGACGATCCTGACGGGTCTGCCGTTCGCGGGCTTCGGGGCGCTGGTGACGCTGATGTATTTCGGGCTGGACCTGAACCTGTACGCGTTCGTGGGCGTGATCATGCTCGTGGGGCTGGTGAAGAAGAACTCGATCATGATGGTCGACTTCGCCATCGACGCGGCGCGTCACGGCGAGACGGACCCGCGCAAGGCGATTTACGATGCGTGCGTGATCCGTTTCCGTCCGATCATGATGACGACGTTCGCGGCGCTGATGGGCACGCTGCCGATCGCGATGGGCATCGGGGCGGGCGCGGAATCGCGCCAGCCGCTGGGCCTGGCGGTGGTGGGCGGGCTGGTGTTTTCACAGCTATTGACGCTGTACGTGACGCCGGTGTTCTATCTGTACATGGAGTCGATGCGCGGCTTCTTCGCGCGGCGGCATGCCCGCAAACATCCATCGCATGCATCGGCGCACGAAGCGGGAGAA
- a CDS encoding LacI family DNA-binding transcriptional regulator, whose amino-acid sequence MFVLEMGARAHISIWPSIGWRGPRVDHADPGNRGARAPDVQDSDMAKDRTRGSRDASKWQRLHDAGMSAEEIAKTFGVETEAVVDAMREFNKIALPSTPTADAAARGPAGASPRRRGRRPIANAAMIENWKKSYQSGKTLAEIAQVAGVSVQTVSYALRKLGVTPGKRGRPPGRPGKKQPIENSKYARILPKWIESYQNGASVNQIAGKYKLHPYSVQYALSRAGVNLRGARRVRITEAMIREWTELYHKGMGSRAIARKYGVNETTVRRRLKRKGVPIRSNSLRHKP is encoded by the coding sequence GTGTTTGTGCTGGAGATGGGGGCTCGCGCACACATTTCAATTTGGCCAAGTATTGGCTGGCGTGGTCCACGAGTCGATCACGCCGATCCGGGTAACCGAGGTGCCCGTGCGCCTGACGTTCAGGACTCCGATATGGCCAAGGACAGGACCCGTGGAAGCCGCGACGCCTCCAAGTGGCAACGCCTGCATGATGCGGGCATGAGCGCGGAAGAAATTGCAAAGACATTTGGCGTGGAGACGGAGGCGGTCGTCGATGCCATGCGCGAGTTTAATAAGATCGCGCTGCCATCGACACCGACCGCAGACGCCGCGGCGCGCGGGCCCGCCGGCGCATCGCCGCGCCGACGCGGTCGCCGACCCATCGCCAACGCCGCGATGATCGAAAACTGGAAAAAGAGCTACCAGTCTGGCAAGACGCTCGCGGAAATCGCCCAGGTCGCCGGCGTGAGCGTCCAGACCGTGTCCTACGCTCTTCGCAAACTCGGCGTCACGCCCGGCAAGCGCGGCCGGCCCCCGGGCAGGCCCGGCAAGAAACAACCTATTGAAAATTCCAAGTACGCCCGCATTCTTCCCAAATGGATCGAGTCCTACCAGAACGGTGCATCGGTCAACCAGATCGCCGGCAAATACAAGTTGCATCCCTACAGCGTGCAGTACGCCCTGTCGCGGGCCGGCGTGAATCTCCGCGGCGCCCGGCGCGTCCGCATCACCGAGGCGATGATCCGGGAATGGACGGAACTGTATCACAAGGGCATGGGCTCCCGCGCGATCGCCCGCAAGTACGGCGTGAACGAAACCACCGTCCGCCGCCGCCTCAAGCGCAAGGGCGTCCCCATCCGCTCCAACTCCCTGCGACACAAGCCCTGA
- a CDS encoding FHA domain-containing protein, with amino-acid sequence MSKRDPEKSKRDPEKLTHQLHENMQYLYRTYRQLRNRTVRLEEAKAAMENTRRRLLQEQQRLETDWAALQQQQQMLAKTVAQLDTRQSELAATGAQIEERQKELDARAADIEPARAKAAALQAELDEQKKALAEQTHALNEQRETLAEQQRDFATRHADLTARDAELAAERDRLASEQGQVTQTRAELDALRGEIDTDRKSLAELEAALAKQREEIAQSQRAAAERAREQESVIVQQREALEADRKAFDAQSVKLKALMAQLDEERAEMNTLRAEMAERQGALAKREEHLDELIAKQKDQAQQLDQLHHMLEMTVDELEDAKQQLQDTPRPEEDEADKTRAPKPAAPQTWLVMYMANGESRRIPVNKPVMSFGREDICDVRIVLPTVSREHCRIEQHDDGLWLLDTQSRNGTYVNQHRVDKTKLNAGDTVTIGSVHMTLEVDGQPAPPPAKRNVNHPDDSGAPLEPISAV; translated from the coding sequence ATGTCCAAACGTGACCCTGAAAAATCAAAGCGCGACCCTGAAAAGCTGACGCATCAACTGCATGAGAACATGCAGTACCTGTATCGCACTTATCGCCAGCTTCGCAACCGCACCGTGCGGCTCGAAGAGGCCAAAGCGGCGATGGAAAACACCCGCCGCCGCCTCCTTCAGGAGCAGCAGCGTCTCGAAACCGACTGGGCTGCCCTTCAGCAGCAGCAGCAGATGCTCGCCAAGACCGTCGCGCAGCTCGACACGCGGCAGAGCGAACTGGCGGCGACTGGTGCGCAGATCGAAGAGCGTCAGAAGGAACTGGACGCCCGGGCGGCGGACATCGAGCCGGCCCGCGCCAAGGCGGCGGCGCTTCAGGCGGAGCTCGACGAGCAGAAGAAGGCGCTGGCCGAGCAGACGCACGCGCTCAACGAGCAGCGGGAAACGCTTGCGGAGCAGCAGCGGGATTTTGCCACGCGTCACGCCGACCTGACGGCGCGCGACGCGGAGCTTGCCGCCGAACGCGATCGGCTCGCCAGCGAGCAGGGCCAGGTCACGCAGACCCGCGCGGAGCTTGATGCCCTTCGCGGCGAGATCGACACGGATCGCAAATCGCTGGCGGAGCTCGAAGCGGCGCTGGCCAAGCAGCGTGAAGAAATTGCACAGTCGCAGCGCGCCGCCGCCGAGCGTGCCAGGGAGCAGGAATCGGTCATCGTTCAGCAGCGCGAAGCGCTCGAAGCCGACCGGAAGGCGTTCGACGCCCAGAGCGTCAAGCTCAAGGCCCTGATGGCGCAGCTCGATGAAGAGCGGGCGGAGATGAACACGTTGCGTGCGGAGATGGCGGAGCGTCAGGGCGCGCTGGCCAAGCGTGAAGAGCATCTTGACGAACTCATCGCCAAGCAGAAGGATCAGGCCCAGCAGCTTGATCAGCTTCATCACATGCTGGAGATGACCGTCGACGAACTCGAAGACGCCAAGCAGCAGCTTCAGGACACGCCGCGACCCGAGGAAGACGAGGCGGACAAGACGCGGGCGCCCAAGCCGGCGGCGCCGCAGACATGGCTGGTCATGTACATGGCCAACGGGGAAAGTCGGCGGATTCCGGTGAACAAGCCCGTGATGAGTTTCGGGCGCGAGGACATCTGCGATGTGCGGATCGTGCTGCCGACCGTGTCGCGCGAGCACTGCCGCATCGAGCAGCATGACGACGGCCTGTGGCTCCTCGATACGCAGTCGCGCAATGGCACGTATGTGAACCAGCATCGCGTGGACAAGACCAAGCTCAACGCCGGCGACACCGTCACGATCGGGTCGGTGCATATGACGCTCGAAGTCGATGGTCAGCCCGCCCCGCCGCCGGCGAAGCGGAACGTCAATCACCCTGACGACAGCGGCGCGCCGCTGGAGCCGATCAGTGCGGTGTGA